In Desulfovibrio aminophilus, the genomic stretch TGGTTCGAGGACTACAACGAGAGGCGCCCCCACAAGGGGCTGCGGATGAAATCCCCCAGGGAATTCATCCGCTCGTCAGCAACCGCGAGGGGTCCGGTTTGGCGGGGGCAACTCCAGGGGCTCACTTGCCTGAACTGCACGATTGGCCGAGTGGGATCGACCAGCACGGGCGGATATTGTGCAAAGATGGCACACTCTGCAAAACCGATCCAAGGGATATGTTTCCAAAAACAGAGAACGTTCGAGACAAGAATCTCGATCCTCGGATCACCAGCCAGTATGAAACCATTGGCAGAATATTTAAAGAACATGGTGCAGAAGTTGTAATAACTTCGGCTAATGACAGTAAACATATGCAAAATTCATTGCATTATAAAAATTTAGCAATTGATATTCGAGGAAAAAAAGATACTCCTGAAACGATGAACGCAATCCGTAAAAGTCTTCAAGATGCTCTTGGGCCGGACTACGATGTGTTATATGAGACATATAAAAATAAAGACCTGAACCATATTCACATCGAATATGATCCAAAAATGAGATAATGTATATGAAATATATTGTGCTGCCCGTATGTATTCTTTTGTTGTCCACAAGCGCCTTCGCCCAGGACATGCGCGGCACATACTGCGTGGTCTCCGAGTCCGAATGGACGCAGTGCATTGAGTTGCGGCAAGATGGCGTGTGCCGGATCGTCACTGAGTTCTGGGACCCCACGGAAGGTTCCGGCCCCCGCAAGAACATGACTCGGGAGGTGTCCACGTGCCGCTACGAGGTGAAGGGCGATCTGGTGTCCCTGATCTCCGAGGGCCGGGTGAATGTCATGAAGTCCGCGGTGTACGACTGTGCGGCGATCGCGGAGCAGGGCTGGTCGCCGGGCCTGAAGCTGGTCAACCCGACGGACGAGAGGGACGGTCTGGACCCCAGGGTTTACTGGAAGGAGCCACGGTCGAAGCTCCGCCGGAACGCCCCTCCTCGCTGAGCCGCCGGGGAAAAGGTCCGCCGGATTTCCTGACCGCCGCATATCCGGCGTATGCTGAGAAGAGGAGACATCATCCGTGTGTTCGCCGAGGAGAAGAATGCAGGTTGTGGTCCTGTCATGCTGCCTGCTGTTTCTTCCCCGCGCGGCGTGCGGCTGGGCATGTCCCGCGACGAGGCCGCGCGACTCCTGGGCGCGCCCATGCTGGAAACCCCGTCCCGGCTCTACTACGGCCAGACCTTGAAGATTCCCATGGACCATGAGTCGCGTGAGCATTACAGCCGACTCCAGCCGAACTTCACGGACGATGACGCCTG encodes the following:
- a CDS encoding outer membrane protein assembly factor BamE produces the protein MLPAVSSPRGVRLGMSRDEAARLLGAPMLETPSRLYYGQTLKIPMDHESREHYSRLQPNFTDDDAWFYEERTIIVRLDKGRVSSFTLCRVTST